The genomic DNA aaatatctccAACATTGCTAAGCCACATCCCCAAGGGTCTAACGTTGCCACGCCAGATCAACCGTGCTCAAATAAGGAAAACCGGCAAACTCACCACTTTCCAAGAAGTTTCTGAATAAAAGTGAAACAGCCGCTCAAATCTGATTccataaaaaaagaaggatTTTTATTGAGACCagtttaaacaattaaaatttttacattttcacaatgaAAAGGACAGAACAGACAAGACTTTAGTGACAAACATCACTGAATTCGACAAACACAGAACGCACATGTACAGCTTTTATAAAACtcacattttatgattttatattcACAAACTCCCAACCATTTccttgaccttttttttttttcttcttcttcttctctctgcaTCCAGCACGATTGTCAGATCGCGACAATCAGGCATAGTGGCTCATACGCTCGATAGTCGACGGTCATTTGAAATGGACCCGTTTCGGGAGGAGCACCagctaaaaatgtcaaaatacaaattcaataaatatttttttaaatgtctttccaataaaaaaaagtgcataatctttttcttaaaaaaaaaaagtctgtggcCTCAAAGGCGCCTGACGTTCCTCTTGCTTTGGGCGCTCCCTACGAGGAGGCAGGGCTTGGACTGGCCGGGGTTGCGGGACACGCCCAGGCGGCAGGCGGACGAGCCGTGGTACTGCGCCTGGCACAGCGTGCAGCAGACGAAGCCGCAGCTGCGGCGGGTGCACGCAGCCCGGCACGCGGCCGGGCTGAACCGCGCCGGGGACCCGCACACCCTGCACGGCTTCAGGCCCTCGTCCTGCCTCACCGTGCTGCCGATCTgcaaaaaacaccacacacgcaACCACGTTACGATTCTGCTGCAGACCGCCTCAGTCTTAAAAAAGGGATTAGCTCACTTtctggggagtggggggggtgctggttaGCATTTGGGTTTCACTGATCGTTTTCCATCGAGCCAGCATTTGCATGATTAAGGATATtttggatatttacagaagtttgAAGACCTGCCAGCTCGACAAAGGCAGATAAGGGCATTCTGGGGATTGTAGTCCAAAGCAAGAAAAACGCACTTCACACACCACCAAAGCAGGCTGCGCAGGCCCATTATGCCTCCGAAGCTCATGACCGAGGGCGACGCGGCGCACGGAAAATTACCTCCTGGAATTCCCGAAAGCGGCTTTTCCGGGACGAGGTCTGGTCCTGCCCGCTTGGCTTCTGTATGGGAACGGAGGCCAAAAGCTGGACGTGGCTGAATGCACTCCTGGAAGGGTTGACGTCCCGCGTCAAAAGGGGCCCATTCTGTCTGGAATCCTGTATCAGAGGAACACAACTAAGCAACAGCAGCTAATGCTAGTACAATAACACAACTAATTATaaagagcaaaaacaacaagTAATGCTCACCCATAAAATAATGCAGAGGGTAAAGTAACGGCTTCAAATCTATGCAAAACCGTCACCCAACTAACCAAGTGACCTAGCGCCAAAGGAATTTAGACCCAACGTCTTTCTCGGCTTTGCGCAAACTCTTCCATTTGAAACATTCCAGACAATGCTGAGGAACAAACATCAGTCCCACGCTAGCTGGCTTTTCACATTGTCCCAccacattggggggggggtttcaaagGTCCAGCTGACAGCTGGATGAGTTACCCAGGTTCCGCCACAGACGCTGAAGACAGTACGTTTCTATGGAGGACGCCTTTAATAAAGGGAGAGCCTTACCCAGAGCCTCTGTTCAGCTTCTTTACACCTTCTTTGTGCCCTCGGGTCACCGGAAATGATCTTCCGCCAGGTCCTGCTCACTTTTTTGCAGCTGCAGAGAGTAATTGCACACATAAGACGGGGGCAGTGAAAACACACGCAAGCCAAACTCGCATCCAAAACACAGCAGTCGTGTAGAGCAGCCACACATTTATTACAAGCAGtcatttacacacaaatattttcCACGGCCGACAACTACTTATATTTGTGCAAAAGTTACAGTGTACATTTATAAGCAGATTACATGCACTTAAAGCACTGCATATAGGTTTGCTCACAAAGCAAAAACCCGGGCAAACGTGCTTACCTTACAAGATCACCGTCTCCCAGGAGGAGCAGGATCCGGGTCAAGAGGTGCTTCATGTCCCTCTTCAGGAGGCCCTGCAGCACGTCCACGTGCTCCAGCCCCATTTTCCCGCCGATCACGTTGTGCAGGCCGAACTGCCCCGCCAGGCCGTGCGCCACCGTCCAGTCGAACCGCCGCGTCCGCTCGTAGCCCTCGCCCAGCGCCCGGCACACGGCGCGCTGGTACAGCAGGGCCGGGAGCTTGGGGTCCGCCGGGCCGGCCCGGAGCAGGGAGGCCGCGGCCAGAGGGGTGGAGGAGCCGCCCGTCTGGTCGGGGGAGGCGTAACCGCTGTCCTCCTGGAAACTGCTGAGGGCCAGGGCCGCCGCCTCGCCCTCCAGCTCCCCGCAGCCCAGCAGGCTGGAGGATAGGGACTCCTCGCGGTTCTCCTTGTCCCGGGTGGCCGGGCTCTCGTGGGAGTCGAAGGTTAAGGCCTTCACGCACGCCGGGGGGCGAGGTTTGAGGGCGACGCTCGCTGGAGTCTTTTTGGGTGAAGTCCGTTCCAGCACCTTCTCACAACGCTCCATTTTACAGATAAGAGGGGCCTCTGGCTTGGTAAAAGggcttttcatatttatttattatttttttttttttaaatctctacTTTCCTCCAAAGTGCTTTTTTAATACCctgaaggaaaaagaagaaaagaactAAATAATCCATACTTGTCACTTATAAAACAAGCTGCAATATTTTATGACAGTGAATATTATGTCAAATATGCAGAAAACCAGCATTCACTATGTATAATGAATGTTAaacaattatatttacattcGTTATATGAATTGCATATAATGGTAAACTACACATAGCCTAAGCAGTGGCGAGGACAGCAAACAAATGTCAAGTCAGGTTACACTTCTCGATACTGATCAACCTAACTTACTCATATTGTGCTACtatgattaaaattaaatgtttgttcACTTGATTTGACACTGTCCACGTTAGCTGGCGTTGTTGGGTAGCTCTGGCGCCTAAACGCCACATGCAAATTCAAAAGAAACTATTTTAGCGCCCCCCACCTCTAGACCAGACATTCGGGTTTTAGGGGCCTATCGCATTAAGCGTCTAAGAACAATCTTTTCTTCAATGGTTTACACGGAGTAAAGCATTTTGAACTCGAACAAAGTTAAGTTACATAGTTAGTCAAAGCCAGGTAAACGTTTACATTATAAACAAGGAAACATGAAAggggctaacgttagctagaatCTCACAGAGCTTGCTTCTGGCTAGCCAGCAAATCAGGTACTTCATTGCTTATACTCATACATAATCGTGTTGCAAAGCCAAATAATTTGGCTACTTACACGGATGCATTTCacccaaataaatatatacgCCAGTTGGCTGGAGCGGAATAATCTACACTGTTTGCGGAAACATATATCCAATGTTGGCAAATTAATGTTAGCCAGTCATTTCCGTAGCTGACTCGTTGGCACATTTCAGCAAATTGCGAAGATTTCGGCTAGCCTTTTCTGGAACTATTGACTATTTATGGACCAATTTCCACTGCCACTGCAGGAattgcaagaaaaataaattacttacaTGTTAGCAAGATAGCGAACAACTTTGAAATATGCCTGCTAGGTCCGTAAATTATGCAGCGCAAGCCAAGAAAACTCGATAAACATTCTAAAATCAACGAGACTAAAGTAAGTCGGCTGGATCTTCATAAACGTGCCTCCATATTAAACAAACACGATAATCTTACCTTTTAACTTGTAATATTGTTCATGCGAAGCCTCTGGGTTAGTTTTGTTACCTGGCTAGTATCATTCAATTCCAAGACTGAAAAAGCGCCAGTTAAGTACTTTGAAAATTGCGGCCAAATGTAGTAGCCAGTCACAGCCGAGAGCGGGATACCTTTAACTTCGGAGACGAACCAATGATAGCTGAAGCTGGGACAGCGAGCGTTGAGGCGGGGCAATTCCGCAAAACGTCATCTGGAAGAAGCAATGCAACGCTGAGATGGATGAAACGCGCCAACAAGAACaactaaagccgggcacccaccgcacgcgtatcggccgcgagcgcactacgcgcgtattacgcgcgtaactgaagcgtagttgaagtactgttattacaacggcagcgggcgacgtcgtctccaccagatgcgaacgcgtcgcgtaccggctgcgaagctcgcgcgacacaagcgaactggagcgtagtttttcgcttcagttctattttttcggcttgtcgcgcgtcacgatggcctgtttatacacagaaatatgctctaaaatgctaggtatacatgctctgatttatatttcatccttatattactgggggtgtgtccctagttacctcccagatattttataagcaccaaaaaaaaaatacaagccttttcgttttgtaaaaataaataaataaataactggaacctggggaaaaggcaaacttagtttcgctgtcttattttgcggagggggtggggtaaatttgaaaatacaccacagaaagacgtagcctatcgcacttggacttcaaagcttccggtgttcatggcgttgtggtgttcatatctcttcaagattaaactgttactgtctttttcatgattagctgattttactaaatatgatcctataaatgttttgacgtgaatgacaagacaacacgggaattcccaatggttgattacggattatgtattatgatcattacatattcttcatgaaattggcacgcttgttaaccaagcaaataaattaatacagtttgagactgattgttatgcaggctacgttgcgatttaagtttatggtaattcttgaaagcgtttactttctcacgtatttacaagttaacgaaatattaccaaattaacaaactgaaaaaggtctctcaccaaagtattcacttaacccataatcaacagtcctgaacaaacatgaaatacacgatgtaatcccactgtagactgcgagagctactaggaatatatagcttttacgcaagcctttgcgcgacacaaacggaaccagtggagacaccctacgcgtcgcgccgtgctgcttcgccctgctgtttacgcgacgcatacgcgacgcgtgcggtgggtgcccggcgtaaccCGTACCCGAACTAACCTAATGGAAAAAAGAATCACAGAACGAGAGCGGAAGTATTCATGCACAGGACCTTGTCTTTGTAAGCAGAATGAAAAACGACTTTATCTGAGATGCAGTAGCATTTTTTATCGTCTTCCTATCAACGATTTAAAATAGGCTATAGATCTAACAGCTcaattatatactgtatgtgtgcgtgtataaacTTCACTTGTTTCAGTaagtgtttttattgaaatttaagcagtttaAGTTCTGTAAATAACCTCACAAGGCAAGAAGTGGATAGTCAGAAGTTTTGGAGTTCATTAAAAAAGCCACTTTACGCTAAATAAACAGGGGAACAATTCCATTTTCTAATAAGTTAAAATCGAAGTAAGTTTGGGACAAACTGGACACAAAGCTCAACGAGAACTGACCGACAAGTACAGCAATCTGTGGGAACTTTCAGAACCATATGACTGACCTTGTTGTAGAAACATTCCCATGAATACGCTCAGCAGTTATTATTGCAAATGGTGGCTATTTTCATGAATCTAAGATTCATATTTGGGTGAATAAAAGGGTTTTTATTATCTCTGATTGCTTGAAAATTGTGGGTGAAATAAAACTTTTGACCTTAACATATCAATCATGAATAAGCATGGTAGTTCTACAATACTTAAGGTACTTATCAGAACAACAGTAAGTAACAGTCCTCATCTGATACTGCCACTGCACAGGGCAATGTAAGCAGACAGAGTATTTTAATTTAACGGCAAGATGTGCACTTTAATGGTAGGAAAATgttgagctgaatggcctgttcccgtcattatgttatgttatgctgtaCTATGTTATGTTAATAACATAATTGTAACCTCATTTCCTATCAAAGGAAATTCTAATAATGCACAGAAATAAACGCAATGTAAAAAAGAGATGAAGAGATGGTCCCACACCACATTAAATAcaaactattatttatttattacacacTTTTATTTCCCATAAAAATCAGTCATCTGATGTGTGCTCCTTCAAAATGTCCATGAGAGCTTCCTGTTCAGCAAACTGCTGTAAGGCCTCATTCATCTCCTCCAATAACTCTTCTCCCAGTAGGAACCCTTTCACATCGTGGAGGGTCTTCCCAATCCTGTGATCTGTGATTCGGTCTTGGGAAAAGTTGTAGGTCCGAATTTTCTCGGATCTTCCTTTGGTGCCAATCtaatacagaacaaaaaaagcataTCTCTAGATCCTACTGTATGAGGATTGGAGTCAGTTCGATTTTAATTATGTCAATTcaagaaatgaactgaaattcagttcattccTAGACTTCAATGGAATGAACCAAACACTGTATTGTTGCGGTCATGCCGGAACAAATAAACCTACAGCTGGTGTTATAAACTCACTCTTCTTAAAAATTATGCTTATTCTACCACAGAAATCTGCATGACATTGTTCATTATCCGTTACAGACACAGTTAAAGGTTTGCGGAGATGGTACCTGGATTTTGCGGGCTTGGTATCTCTTGCTGGTCTCGTCCTCCAGTTTCAAGCTATACAGTTTGGCTCGCAGGATCTGCATGGCTTTTTCCCTGTTCCTCAGCTGGGATCTTTCCTGCTGACACTCGGAAACCacacctaaaaaataaaaataaaaatcacagatGAAACTACAGTTCAATAATGTCACTGTGGTTCACCGAGACcacaaactgaaagaaaaacaatgatttaaaCTGCACTTAGGTTCACCTAATGCTGAAGTGAACAGAAACCTGGCAAGGGTTTACTAGCCCCGCCTGTGGTAAATATGAACATATATGCCATAACCAATTTGCTTCCTAATAATACTACATAAACACGAAAACATAAAATTGCAAGACTTAAGCGGAGTCATGCATTGATGGACGTGTGTCAGACTCTCTATCAGGCACTACCTGTGGGGATGTGCACAATTCGGACTGCGCTGTATTGTGCTCAACCTGAGGGGATGTGCACGAttcagactgtgctgtatctcGCTCTACCTGTGGGGATGTGCACGATTCGGACTGTGCTGTATCATGCTCTACCTGTGGGGATGTGCACGAttcagactgtgctgtatcacGCTCTACCTGTGGGGATGTGGACGAttcagactgtgctgtatcatGCTCTACCTGTGGGGATGTGCACGAttcagactgtgctgtatcgCGCTCTACCTGTGGGGATGTGCACGAttcagactgtgctgtatcgTGCTCTACCTGTGGGGATGTGCACGATTCGGACTGTGCTGTATCACACTCTACCTGTGGGGATGTGGACGATTCAGACTGTGTTGTATTGCACTCTACCTGTGGGGATGTGCACGATTCGGACCGCGCTG from Anguilla rostrata isolate EN2019 chromosome 18, ASM1855537v3, whole genome shotgun sequence includes the following:
- the fbxo5 gene encoding F-box only protein 5; protein product: MKSPFTKPEAPLICKMERCEKVLERTSPKKTPASVALKPRPPACVKALTFDSHESPATRDKENREESLSSSLLGCGELEGEAAALALSSFQEDSGYASPDQTGGSSTPLAAASLLRAGPADPKLPALLYQRAVCRALGEGYERTRRFDWTVAHGLAGQFGLHNVIGGKMGLEHVDVLQGLLKRDMKHLLTRILLLLGDGDLVSCKKVSRTWRKIISGDPRAQRRCKEAEQRLWDSRQNGPLLTRDVNPSRSAFSHVQLLASVPIQKPSGQDQTSSRKSRFREFQEIGSTVRQDEGLKPCRVCGSPARFSPAACRAACTRRSCGFVCCTLCQAQYHGSSACRLGVSRNPGQSKPCLLVGSAQSKRNVRRL